The genomic stretch GCTATGCAGACTTCTTTCAACTGCTTGGTAACTCAGACTTGCTCGGGAGTTGATTACTGCTTCTCTGAACTCATAGTCGGTAACAATTCCCTCTGCAGTGATAGTCATATCGCAGACCAGCGCAAGACGATCTTGCGCATACTTCAGCGAGCAGATATCGTTTGAGAGCACCTCAGGGAGCATCGGTGTGACATCCTCAGCCAGGTAGATCGAAGTCCCCCGGCATTGCGCTTCCGCATCCAGATGGGTCTTCGGCCGAACGTAGTGGGAAACATCTGCAATCGCGACCATCAATCTGAAAGTGTTGTCATCCAGTCTTTCGCTGAACACTGCGTCATCATGGTCTTTCGCGCTCGCGGGATCAATTGTCACGAACGGAATACTTCGCAGATCATCTCGCTCACCCAAGAGTTCCTGATCAATATCGTCTCGCATACCCCCGATCTCGGATTTGACTTCAGCTGACCATGTCGCATGAAGTCCAAACCTCGACAACGCTACGGCATTCGCAAGTTCACGAACACTTCCAAGACTTTTGTGGATATTCACCAACCTGAACGAATCCGGTTGCTCGGCGAAACGCTCAACCACCACAACGACGAATTCACCGTGCTTCGTTGCGGTGTTGTCAGCAACCAATTCAATTGGGTCCTCCAAACCTACTCCGACTGGAAAAAGCAAGAATCCGTATTTCCCTCTGATTCTGTGTCTTTGAACCAGCGCAACAATCCGATAGCTGGAACTCCATTGTGCACCCACGACTTTCGAAGTTTTTGGTTTATTGCCGCGCGCGGGCATCACTTCAATTTCCACGCTGTCATTTGGCAGCAAACTGGAGAATCTGCCAATTTCGGGAAAGTAAGTATCACCACCGTCAGTTCGCACCCTGACGTTACGATTGTTAACGAAGTCAACAATTCCCGAAGTTGCCAGCAAACGTTTTGAATTGGCAGATCTTCGGTATTTCTTGTTTTTCAATTTCAAGGTGCAAGTCGCAGTCGTTACATCGATCCGTCAACCGAATGATTTGATGCGATTGGAGAGCGAAAAGGAGGGGGATTCCGGAGAATTCCGCAAGTGAATGGGAATTATATCGTTACGCGAATACCGATTGGAAAAATCTCATTTTCGGTTTGCGACAATCGTTTCCGCGCTTCAGGTATCGAACTGGATGCCAGTGCGGAAACTATCAGAATCCCTATAGAATCGGGATTTGCCTAGCTTGGCAGCTCCAGACGTTCGACGCAGTCGGGAGCTGAATATCGCGGATTATTGACCCGTGCCGAAATCGGGTAAGCCCGAAGCCGGCCATCATCATAAGTCCGGGCGAGACGTATCGCCGCATCATGGTCATCGGACAACCAGGCATCTCTGTCATCAGGGTCGACAATGACAGGCATGCGCTGATTTGTATTGTGAATTTCCGCCATCAGTTCATTTGCTTGAGTTGTCACGATCGCGCAGGACTCGTAAGCCTCACCGTCATCTGTGTAACCTTGTTCCCACAATCCTGCAAAACTCATAACTGCCTGGTCTGCGTGCTGAATATGCCAAGGCTGCTTCGGTCGACCTGTTCCGACAACCTGCCATTCATAAAACCCGGTTGCGGGAATCAGACATCTGCGGCTGTTCTTCCAGGCAGCGCGGTAACTTGCCGCGGTGGTCATCGTTTCCGAACGTGCGTTCGCAGTCGAATACTTTGGGATTGTACCTCGAGACCATATCGGTACAAACGGCCAAATCGCGCTGCGTAGGACTCTTTCACCAACTTCGTCCAGTCGTACAAACGGAATTGTAGTGAGAAAATCACCGGCAAGGTCTATGAGCTTGTTCCGAGGTGAGGGACTGATGTTGTAACGCGGCTCATAGGCCGATAGTTCTGATCGATCATGCAAAATCTCGAATGCTGTCAGCAGACTGTCAACATCGGAAAGAATATTGAATCGACCGCACACAATAAATTACCTGTCAAACCGCTCAGCGTTGATATTTCCGCATCGGTGAATACCTCCTCAACTGTGTGGCGCGCCCGGAGGGATTCGAACCCCCGACTCCCAGATTCGTAGTCTGGTACTCTATCCAGCTGAGCTACGGGCGCGCACATCCTGATTTGATTTCCACCCAGCTCAAATTAACCGACAATTGGCGGAGAGGGAGGGATTCGAACCCTCGATGGGGGCTGCCCATACTCCCTTAGCAGGGGAGCGCCTTCAACCGCTCGGCCACCTCTCCAAGGGTAAGCACAAAAAACTTGAAGCGTTTCAAGTCAGATCAGATCAATGCGGAAATATATCAGTTTTCGCTCTGTTCCTGATCCATCATCTTCTGATAAATCTCTTCGCGATGCACCGGTACATCTTTCGGCGCATCGACCCCTAATCGTATTTGGTTTCCTTTGATCCCTAATACTGAAACGGTAATGTTTCTATCGATTTTTACTGATTCGCCTACTCTCCTGGTCAGAATCAACACAATTTCTATATCCTCCCTAACTAATTTCCCTTCACTCGCTTTCCTTGTCGTTTTTGTCGGTATGAACGAAACCCAGACCTGTTCGGCGAGCTCGCTGATCATACTTTTTATTGTCTAGACGGCTTCATTATAGATATACAAACAGCTCTGATACTCGCATATCGGACTGAAAGTCGTGCGCGATCAGGACTCGAGCGCCTGTTGCGGCGCCGCTTCTCGTGTGGGAACATGAGCGTCATCAAGACCGAAAGCACTGTGAAGCGCTCTCACGCCCAGTTCAACATACTTCTCATCAACAATGACAGAAATCTTGATTTCAGAAGTGGAAATCATCTGAATATTTATTCCTTCCGCTGCAAGTGTGGTAAACATCGTTGTCGCGATTCCTGTATGAGATCGCATTCCCACACCTACGAGTGAGATCTTTGCGATGTCACCGTTTGAGACGAGTTCCTGCGCTCCGAGCTCCGGCATTATCTTCTCCACCAGCGCCAGACTGTTGCGGTGTTCGCTTCGATCGACTGTAAATGTCAGGTCGGTGTTGTTGTCAGTGCCCACATTCTGAATAATCATGTCGACGTTGATATGCGCATCCGCAATCGGACCAAACACCTTGGACGCGATACCCGGACGATCAGGAACCCCCCTGATCGTGATTTTCGCTTCATTGACGTTGTATGCAATTCCAGTGATTTTTGGCTGTTCCATATTTGACTCCCTTGATGATATGAGCGTACCCGGAACATCATGAAATGACGATAGCACACGCAAGTCAACTCCATACTTGTATGCGAACTCAACCGCTCTGATCTGCAGCACCTTCGCACCCGAGCTTGATAGCTCCAACATCTCTTCCGCGGTCACTTGCTCCAGAATACGGGCGTTTGGGACAATGCGAGGATCCGCTGTCATCACGCCATCAACGTCCGTATAAATCCGACACTCCGATGCCTCCAGGGCAGCAGCCAGCGCGACCGCAGTCGTGTCCGATCCGCCGCGACCGAGGGTGGTGATCTCACCGCATTCGGTAACCCCCTGAAAACCGGCGACTACAACAACGTAGCCGTCTTCCAGATCCGAGAGAATCTTTTCGGAACAGATTCTCTGTACCCGCGCCTTGCCATGAACTTTATTCGTGATGATCGGTATCTGGCTTCCAGTATAGGATGTCGCCTTGCAACCATCCCGATTCAATGCCATGCTGAGAAGCGCAATGGTAATTTGCTCTCCGGTAGAAATTGCCATATCGAGCTCGCGGGGATCCGGCACCGAATCGATTTGGGTGGCCAGGTCGATCAGTCGATTGGTATCACCAGCCATGGCAGAGACCACTACCACGACATCGTATCCGTCGGATTTCGTCTTGGCCACTCTCTGAGCCACTTTATTGATTCGCTCAATACTGCCGACCGAAGTACCACCGAATTTTTCAATGACTATAGACACGATTCAACGCTCATAATGATTCAGACAGAATTGAAGGAAAACAACTCAGGATAGTCAAGCGATCGCCTGAGGAACGGCCGCAAGCGCCTGATCGATGTTGTCCCCTCGAGAACCTCCACCTTGAGCCAAATGCGCTTTTCCACCGCCTTTCCCATCAACCAGGGGAGAAATTTTTGCAATGACCTGTCCGGCATTGACACGGTCGGTCAGATCTTTGGAAACAGAGCATAGAAGGGTCGCCTTGTCATCGTTGACAGAACCGAGTACGACGACTCCAGTTCCCAGATTGTCCTGCATGCGGAACAGAATGTTCCGCAAGTCCTTGGGTTCAACCCCATCTTGTCTGGAAACGATCAACTTCACACCATCTACGGTCGTAACCGGGAGCGACGACTGTGCCCCACCACCGGTCGCGAGCTGCATTTTCAATTCCGAAACCTGTCGCTCGTAGGAACGATTGCTGTCCATGATCTGAGTCAGTTTGTCTTCAACATCGTTCACTCCAATATTCAACTTCCTTGCTATCTCAGACAACTTCTGACTTTCGTTCTGCATCCGTTCCACGGCTATACAACCCGTGAAGGCTTCGATTCTGCGTATCCCGGAAGCAATGCTCGACTCCTGGACGACCTTGAACAACCCTATATCCCCCGTCCGTTCAACATGCGTGCCTCCACACAGCTCCAGAGAATAGTCGCCCATCTCAATCACTCTGACCTGTGAGTCATACTTCTCACCGAATAACGCCGCCGCTCCCCTCGCTTTGGCATCCTCAAGATCCATCACCTGACTCGAAACCAACCAATTCTCGCGGATTTGCTCATTGACAAGCGTTTCTATCTGCCTGATTTCGTCATCCGTAACGGCACAGTCATGCGAGAAATCGAATCGCAGCCGATCGGGTGCGACCAGTGATCCTTTCTGCTGAACATGAGTTCCCAATACTTCCTGAAGCGCAGCATGGAGCAAGTGGGTGGCAGAATGATTCTTCATGGTGGATATCCGGCTTTCCGAATCGACTTTCGCAGTAACCCGATCATCGGTCGCGAATGAACCTTTGACCACCGTCCCGACATGGCCTATCACTCCCTTTGACACGTACTGGGTGTCTTCCACGTTGAATGAGCTGCCGTTGGACTGGATTACACCTGTGTCACCAACCTGTCCACCACTTTCCGCATAAAATGGCGTGGCACGCAAGACGAAAATCGCCTCGTCTTCTTCCTCAGCAGCATCAACTTGCGAATTTCCGACCAGGATTGCTGCGATCGTACTGCCCTCACGCAACGTCTGGTAGCCGCAAAATTCCACATCCACACTGACGGACGGTCCTTCGGAGGCGATCGACTCAAACTTGCTGGCGGATTTGGCACGTTCCCGCTGGCCCTGCATCGACTTTTCAAAACCGTCAGAATCAACTGTGAGACCCTGTTCCCTGAGGTAATCCGCAGTAAGGTCCAGAGGAAATCCGTACGTATCATACAAACGAAATGCAACCTCGCCCGGCAGTTCAGAACCTGAAAGCATGCCGACTTCTCGATCCAGTATTTTCAACCCCTGATCAAGTGTCCTGGTAAATCGCTCGCCTTCTGTGAGAAGCACCCTTTCCACTTTCGACTGCGCATGGCGCAGTTCGGGATAGGCGTCTCCCATCTGCTCGACCACAGACGATGTCAACAGATGCAGAAATGGCTGCTTGCAGCCTAACTGATAACCATGCCGGATCGCCCGACGCACAATTCGTCTGAGCACGTAACCCCGGCCTTCGTTGGACGGTGTCACACCGTCGGTAATCAGGAACGCGGCAGAGCGGATATGGTCCGCGAGAACTCGCAGGGACTTGCTTGCGAGATCGGTCGTTCCGACGACCTGAGCGGCGTGCTCGACCAATGCCTGAAAAAGATCGATATCATAGTTGCTGTAGACTTTCTGCAGAACTGCAGCAATTCTTTCAAGCCCCATTCCGGTGTCAACTGACGGCCGTGGCAGTGGTTTCAACGTACCATCAGCAGTCCGCTCATACTGCATGAAGACCAGATTCCAAAGTTCGACGTATCGGTCGCCGTCCTGTTCAGGCGATCCCGGCGGTCCACCTTCGATCTCCGGACCATGATCATAAAAGATCTCAGAGCATGGCCCGCAAGGTCCGGTATCGCCCATCGCCCAGAAATTATCCGATGTGGCAATTCGCCGGAAACGCTGTGATGGTATGCCAATTTCATTCTGCCATACATCCGCAGCTTCGTCATCGTCCACATAGACAGTGACCCAAAGTCGATCTTCCGGCAATCCAATGTCGCCTGTCAGAAAGTCCCAGGCAAGGTGAATCGCATCGCGTTTGAAATAATCCCCGAAACTGAAGTTTCCCAGCATCTCAAAAAACGTATGGTGTCTGGCGGTATAGCCGACATTTTCAAGGTCATTATGCTTTCCGCCTGCCCGGACGCATCGCTGTGCGGTCACAGCGCGGCTATAGGCACGTTTATCGGTGCCGAGAAACACATCCTTGAATTGCACCATCCCGGAATTGGTGAACAGCAAAGTAGGATCATTCCCAGGCACCAGGGGACTGCTCGGAACGATCTCGTGCCCCCGATCTTGAAAGTACTTCAGAAACAGCTTTCTTAGCTCAATCGTTTTCATTGCATAGAGACATTTGCCTGGTCTGGCTCGCCGAAATCACCCAGGGTCAGCCTGATCTGGGAGGTCGAAAACCCTCGGCCTTGCAGAAACCGCGCCCGTTTGGCCCACTCGGTAAAGTTTGCCGGTGGCACTTCCTTGTATTTTCGCCTGAGTATTCCAACAATCTGATCCAGCCAGACTTCGCGGTTGAAGTCCAAACTGGAGTCAATCAAATCTGACGACACACCTTTTTGTCTGAGTTCATTCCTGATCTTGATCGGTCCATATCCTTTTGACATTCGCACCCGAACCAATGCCTGCGCGAATCTGGCGTCGTTGATCATGTCACGACCTTTCAGCTCGTCCACCACCTGTTGCGCTGATTCCAGACTGGCACCCCGGCTGGTCAGTTTTCTTGTAAGTTCCTGTTCGCAATATTCGCGTCGGGCCAGGAACCTGACTGCCTGCAAGCGAACTTTCTCCAGATCCGACATCCCGTCGCCGACCGTCACTCGACAGTTTCAGTCGTCCTCGGGCTGATCCCGACTTTCTCACGGATTTTTGATTCAATCTCTTCGGCGATGTCGCTGTTGTCCATCAGGAAGATTCGTGCGTTATCGCGACCTTGGCCTATTCTGGTCTCGCCGAAACTGTACCACGCGCCAGCACGTTCAACTATGCCGTGCGTGATTCCAAGATCAATCAGTTCACCCTCCCTGGAGATTCCTTGACTGAAAATCATGTCGAACTCACACTGCTTGAAAGGCGGTGCGACCTTGTTTTTCACCAATTTGACCCGAGTCTGACTGCCGATCACCTCATCGCCTTTTTTGATTGCCCCGATTCTACGGATGTCCAATCTTACTGAAGAATAAAACTTCAGTGCGTTACCGCCGGTCGTGACTTCAGGACTTCCGTAGATCTGCCCGATCTTCATTCTGATCTGGTTGATGAAGATCACCAAGGTATTTGACTTGTTGATGCTGCCCGTCAATTTTCTCAATGCCTGCGACATAAGACGCGCATGCAGTCCCATGAAGGAATCCCCCATCTCACCATCAAGCTCCGCCCGCGGCGTCAAGGCCGCAACCGAGTCCACCACAACCACATCGATCGAGGCAGATCGTACCAATTGATCCGCGATCTCAAGGGCCTCCTCACCATTGTTCGGCTGGGATACCAGCAGATCGTCTACGTTCACACCAAGCATTGATGCGTGAGCGGTATTCAATGCATGCTCGGCATCGATAAAAGCTGCGTTTCCGCCATTTTTCTGGGCTTGCGCAACCACCGACAGCGTCAAAGTGGTCTTGCCCGAGGCTTCGGGACCGTAAATCTCAACCACCCTTCCCCGCGGCAGGCCACCGACTCCCAGAATCAGATCCAGACCAAGCGAACCTGTCGGAATCACCTCAATATTCCGGTCCACTTCATCATCACCAAGTCTCATGATCGATCCCTGGCCGAACTGTCGCCGGATCTGGCTCAGCGTCGCGCTTAGTATTTTTTCTTTTTTCTCGTCCATATTCTTACCTTCCTGTACATATTCATGTGCTTCGCCCGCTTTCCCTATCAATGCAGTTTATATCGGGTCGATCAACCAGAACTCAACAGTGTACCTGTCACATGTCAAGCGAATCATCCGCTACAGGGTCAGGAACGCAGACAACCAATGTCAGCCGAATTGCCGGCACTTGCGGCACACCCGACAACTGCCGGATTCAGCTATTGGCCCATTCCGATTCGCTGCAACAGGTTTTCTGCCGGCAAGTATCCTCCGATCACCGTTCCGTCATCCACCACCAGCGTCGGTGTTCCGCTGATGCCGGCCGAACTGCCGGCGTTAAACTGATTGGCGACAGGGTTGTCACATGTTGCTTTCGGCAACTGCTCGCCGTTCTTGGACGCAGTCATCGCAGACTGCGGATCGTCATCGCACCACACAGTGACAATCTTGTCGTAACTTGATGACCCGACACCGGCTCTGGGATAGGCCATGTATCGGACTTCCAAACCTGCCTTATTCAGCGCAGGAACTTCCCGATGCAGTCGGCGACAATAACCACAGTCGATATCCGTGAACACAGTCAGATGTCGCTTGGTTTCTCCCTCAGCGGCAAAAACAACCATATCTTCAATTGGAGTCATTTCCACAACACCGACGATAGCTTCGTTTTGCTTCTGGCCGCTGAGACTCTCACCAGTGGCAAGATTGAAGGCTTCACCTATGATCAGGTGATTGTCCTTAACAAATACATAGTAAATGTTATTGCCGATGATCGCTTCATATACTCCTTCAATCGGAGATTGTGTCAGACTGTTGAGTGAGGCTTGTCCCTCGATCAGGCTGCTTACAGCTTCTCGCGCACGGTCCATTTGCTCATCTGCAAATGCGTTGAGCGAAAACAGTGCAGCAAAAACCACTGCGACAGTTGTCGGACCTAACTTCATTTATCCAAACCTATTTTGTGTAACCTGGAATGCCGATCGCACCGGGATGCGAATTGACATGAAAACCTGCCCAATCAATCGGCAAGCGTTTCTATTTGAGCTCCTGACTGTCTCCAGGCGTCAAATCCGCCTCCTATGTGGCAGACAGGACCAAGCCCCATCATTTGTGCGGTCTGTGTTGCAAGCGCCGATCTCCATCCCGACTTGCAGTAGAAAACAAACCTGACATCCTGGGAAAATACCTTCTTGAAATAGGGGCTGTCAGGGTCGATCCAGAATTCAAGCATACCCCTGGGCATATGGTAGGCCTGCGGAATCTTACCTTCGTGTCTGAGTTCCCGTATGTCCCTTAAGTCCACGAATTGCACGTCGTCTTTTTTGTGCAATGCAATGGCATCGTCCACCGACAAAGTCTCGACTTCAGACATCGCTTTGTCAACAAGTGCCTTATAACCAATTTTCATGAATGGAACGCTGTTGCGGGTTAGATATCAGACTACATGTATTTTACTCTTTTAGGCTGCGTTCCAAGAAAAATTGCAAGCCTGCCGAAAGCGAATCTCCAGTGCGCGATAAGTTTCTCTTGATGGCGACTGTCGAAACCGGCCAATGCGTCAGAGAAGGCGAAAATGTGGGCGGTCAAAGATAACCGAAATGGATCAGAACCTGCAAACCCACATTACAAGCCAAACCGGCAATCACATCGTCGATCATGATTCCAAATCCTCCGGGAGTCTTTTTCTCTACCCACGAAATCGGCCACGGTTTGAGAATATCCAACGTCCGAAAGATCACGAATCCTGCGACAACCGTCATCGGACTCATCGGTATCAGCATCATCGCAACACAGAATCCGACGATCTCATCCCAGACGATCACCGCGGGATCACTGTCCTCAAGCGATTGCGCAACCACTTGACAAATCCAGCAACCCAGCGCAAACATTGCAGCAAGTACCGCCCACTGAACCGACGGCGCAAGCCATGACATGGCAACTGCGATGGGTATCGCAACCGCAGTCCCAACTGTACCGGGCGCTTTCGGCGCCAGACCGGCACCAAACCCACAGGCAGTCAGATACACTGGATTGGTCAGTACTGTCTTGACAAGATCGCGCTTCACGAGCGGATGTCCGATTCAGAAATGCGAGTACCCGCAATGTTCCAGGTGGAAAGTTTCCTCCCCCGACTCGGCAATGACCAAGCCGGAACCCTCTGTCACTGTTCCGATACGGATGAGGCCGGCCGCCTCCGCCCACTTCAGATTGGCCTTGCGGGTTGCGGAACTGTCCGGCACAGTCACGCAAAGCTCATAGTCATCGCCGCCAGAAAGTGCAGGGCTCCAGCCTACATCCCCCAATACCTGCCTATACGCGGCTGATATCGGCACGCGCTCCAGATCGACTTGCGCGCCCGCGCCGCTCTGTTCGATGATATGTGTCAAGTCGGCAGCCAGACCGTCTGAGATGTCTATCGCCGAAGTGACATGCCCGTGCATGCTCAATCCCACATCAATTCGGGGAAACGGACGATTCAGCCGTTGCAGGAGGTATTCGGAAAATTCGTCTGGCACGTCAAGGCTGCCGCTTGCATGCAGCAATCCCAACGCCGCATCCCCCAATGGGCCGGTCACATAAATGCCGTCGCCTGGTTGTGCGCCACTACGCAATACACATGACCTCGCATCGACACTGCCAAAAACAGTGACTGAAACAGCTAATGGCCCCTTGGCAGTATCACCTCCGATCAGTGCTACGTTGAACCGCTCAGCGATCTCATAAAACCCGTTGCTGAACTGATTCAACCAACTCTCGTCAGCGAATGGAACAGACAGGTTCAGTGTGGCGAATTCAGGATGTGCCCCCATTGCGGCAAGATCACTCAGCGCAACCGCCAGTGATTTGTATCCCACATCTTCCGGCGCAGTGTCGTTCGAGAAATGAACGTTCTCCAATAAGGTGTCTGTCGATATGACCAACTGCCTGTCAGCAGGGAATTCGACAACTGCACTGTCATCACCAACTCCCTGTACGACATTGTCAAACCTGTCGTTGGACCTTGCGAAATATTTGTTGATCAGCTCGAATTCCCGACCAGCTGACTGCTGGCTGTTGTCCTGAATTGTGTGCAGAGGTGAGGGTTTTCCGAAGGCAAGTCTGTCCAGTGTGCCATTGATGAACTTATAACTGCCCGGATTGCCGAATTCTTTCGACAGTTCGATGCATTCGTTGGCAGTCACTTTACTGGGAATGTCAGGCTCCGCTAGAAGTTCATATACACCGAGCCGCAGGATGGACAGTTCGACCGGATCAATCGTCTCAATTTTTCGATCAATCACTTCGGATACTGCCGCATCAATTTCCGCAATACGCGGTGGAATCGACTTCAGCAGTTTCTGCAAATACCTCATATCGCCGTGCAGCAATACGTCCGTATCGATCAGAACCTGATCTTCGGTTCCACTGAGAGACTGCTTCTGGAAATTCCAAGCATAGAGGAATTGCACGGCACCCAAGCGTGCGTAGTGTCGGGCTGAAACTGCCACAAGGAACTCTTCAGGGATACTCGGTCAGCCGGAGGATACCGCGTCTATGGCTGAAATCACAGCCTGTGCCGCTTCTGATCCCTTATTGCGCGGATTCCGACCGCGTAGTTGCGAGCGGGCCGTCGCCTGTTCCTCATTTTCGACAGTCAGAATTCCGAAACCGACCGGTATCGTAAATTCCATGCTGATGTCCATGAGTGCGCGGGCACTGTGATCACACAGATAGTCGAAATGGGCAGTCTCTCCGCGGATGACACAACCCAGTGCAATCATACCCTGATAATTGCCCGATCCCACCATCACCCGGGTTACAAAAGGCACTTCCCATGCGCCATCTACGTGACAGACTTCAGAATTGATCGAATGTGACTCCAACACATTCAGGGCGCCCGACAAAAGACGATCCGAAATCGCCGGGTAATAATTACTGACAACGATGCCGAAGGCAAGTCCGGATCTGCTGACGGACTTGTGTTCACCGTTTGCCATCGTGCAAAACCCTCAACCCGCAGGTGGAAGATACTCAACAATCTGCAGGCCGAATCCAGAAAGTCCATGCAATTTCAGAGGATGCCCCAGTACCCGGAGTTTTCCGAAGCCGAGATCGGCAGCGATCTGACTGCCCACTCCGATTATTCTGATATCGCTGTTGCCACCGGCATCTTCCGACTCTTGTTGTCGTTCCTGAATGTTTTCGGTAATCTCTCCGAATTCCTGCTGATAGTTCAAGATGATTATCGCCCCTGAACCAGATTCAACGATACTGCGAAGCGCTCTGCGCACCGACCAGGAATGACCACCGGAAGTTATCGCATCCAACACCTCGTTCATCCCGGTAAACACATGGACACGCAGCATCGCGGGCACGTCCGGGCTGATCTGTCCGCATACAAGTGCCAGATGGGTGTTACCACGCACCTCATCCTTGTACGAGATCGCTCTCACCTCGCCAAACTCAGTCATCAACTCGGATTCATGTTCGCGGCTGATCGTGGATTCGGTCTCAAGCCGATAGCGAATCAGGTCGGCAATGGTTCCAATCCTGATTCCATGCTCCTCGCCGAACTCGATAAGCTGATTCAACCGCGCCATGGTGCCATCGGGATTGAGGATCTCACACAGGACGCTCGCAGGTTCCAGACCACTCAACTTGG from Acidiferrobacterales bacterium encodes the following:
- the thiL gene encoding thiamine-phosphate kinase, giving the protein MAVSARHYARLGAVQFLYAWNFQKQSLSGTEDQVLIDTDVLLHGDMRYLQKLLKSIPPRIAEIDAAVSEVIDRKIETIDPVELSILRLGVYELLAEPDIPSKVTANECIELSKEFGNPGSYKFINGTLDRLAFGKPSPLHTIQDNSQQSAGREFELINKYFARSNDRFDNVVQGVGDDSAVVEFPADRQLVISTDTLLENVHFSNDTAPEDVGYKSLAVALSDLAAMGAHPEFATLNLSVPFADESWLNQFSNGFYEIAERFNVALIGGDTAKGPLAVSVTVFGSVDARSCVLRSGAQPGDGIYVTGPLGDAALGLLHASGSLDVPDEFSEYLLQRLNRPFPRIDVGLSMHGHVTSAIDISDGLAADLTHIIEQSGAGAQVDLERVPISAAYRQVLGDVGWSPALSGGDDYELCVTVPDSSATRKANLKWAEAAGLIRIGTVTEGSGLVIAESGEETFHLEHCGYSHF
- the ribH gene encoding 6,7-dimethyl-8-ribityllumazine synthase; translated protein: MANGEHKSVSRSGLAFGIVVSNYYPAISDRLLSGALNVLESHSINSEVCHVDGAWEVPFVTRVMVGSGNYQGMIALGCVIRGETAHFDYLCDHSARALMDISMEFTIPVGFGILTVENEEQATARSQLRGRNPRNKGSEAAQAVISAIDAVSSG
- the ribB gene encoding 3,4-dihydroxy-2-butanone-4-phosphate synthase, whose amino-acid sequence is MNNAAEPIPFPGKGVTGISSIESILRDFRQGRMVILVDDESRENEGDLLIAAEHVTSDHINFMATHGRGLICLSLSEQRCRQLNLSPMVRENTSPYSTAFTVSIEAARNVSTGISAADRATTVQAAVHPDASPSDIVTPGHIFPIIAEPGGVLTRAGHTEAGSDLAKLSGLEPASVLCEILNPDGTMARLNQLIEFGEEHGIRIGTIADLIRYRLETESTISREHESELMTEFGEVRAISYKDEVRGNTHLALVCGQISPDVPAMLRVHVFTGMNEVLDAITSGGHSWSVRRALRSIVESGSGAIIILNYQQEFGEITENIQERQQESEDAGGNSDIRIIGVGSQIAADLGFGKLRVLGHPLKLHGLSGFGLQIVEYLPPAG